tgtaaaggaggccgtgaaaaacactccagaaaggttttctttgaaaaaaaaatcgtcatgaattttggcgcaaaaaaaaaacgccatagtatactatgttgaaaaatgtcatttttcaacatgttgtgaaaacgtgccatatgatgaaataatgtaaaggaggccgtgaaaaacactccagaaaggttttcttttaaaaaaaaaaaaaaatcatgaattttggcacaaaaaaacgccaagGTATACtatgttggaaaaaaatttcgatttttcaacatgtaaaaacgtgccatatgatgaaataatgtaaaggaggctgtgaaaaacactatggtaaggttttctttgaaaaaaaaaaacatcatgaattttggcgcaaaaaaaacgccatagaaaaatgtaatttttcaacatgttgtaaaaacgtgccatatgatgaaataatgtaaaggagaccgtgaaaaacactccataaaggttttctttgaaaaaaaaacatcatgaattttggtacaaaaaaagccatagtatactatgtcggaaaaaaaatgcgatttttcaacatgtggtaaaaacattccatatgatgaaataatggaggccgtgaaaaaaactccagaaaggttttctttgaaaaaaaaatcatcatgaattttgccgcaaaaaaagccatactatactatgttgaaaaatgtaatttttcaacatgttatgaaaatgtgccatatgatgaaataatgtaaaagaggctgtgaaaaacactccagagaggttttctttgaaaaaaaatcatcatgaattttgccacaaaaaaacgccatactatgtcggaaaaaaaatgcgatttttcaacatgttgtaaacacgtgccatatgatgaaataatgtaaaggaggccgtgaaaaacactccagaaaggttttctttgaaaaaaaatcatcatgaattttggcgcaaaaaaaacgccatagtatactatgtcgaaaaatgtcatttttcaacatgttgtgaaaacatgccatatgatgaaataatgtaaagcaggctgtgaaaaacactccagaaaggttttctttgaaaaaaaaaatcatgaattttgccgcaaaaaaaacgccatagtatactatgtcgaaaaaaaaatttgatttttcaacatgttgtaaaaacgtgccatatgatgaaataatgtaaagcaggctgtgaaaaaccctccagaaaggttttctttgaaaaaaataatcatcatgaattttggcgcaacaaaaacgccatagtattctatgtcgaaaaatgtcatttttcaacatgttgtaaaaacgtgccatatgatgaaataatgtaaaggaggctgtgaaaaacactatggtaaggttttctttgaaaaaaaaaatcatcatgaattttggcgcaaaaaacgccatagtatgctgtcgaaaaatgtcatttttcagcatcttgtgaaaacatgccatatgatgaaataatgtagagcaggctgtgaaaaaccctccagaaaggttttctttgaaaaaataatcatcatgaattttggcgcaactaaacgccatagtatactatgtcgagaaaaaatgtgattttttcaacatgttgtcaaaaagtGCcttatggtgaaataatgtaaaggaggccgtgaaaaacactatggtaaggttctctttgaaaaaaaaaatcatcatgaattttggcgcaaaaaaacgccatagtgtcaaaaaaaatgtgatttttcaacatgttgtaaaaatgtgccatatgatgaaataatgtaaagcaggccgtgaaaaacactccagaaaggttttctttgaaaaaaaaaatcatcatttttcatctttcaatattttgtctgtttaatagaattaaacattaaatacaattaaattatattaaacagacaaaatattgaatgagataattcaacaagatacaatacatgtcactatgaaattaaacacaatttttaaaatacaaatattaaaaattacaaataaaatatttccgataattaaacattgaaaaaatacaattaaacaagaagaatattaaacatttaaaaaaaatgcaaaacatttcattagattattaaacctttaaaaagacaaaacatttaattaaaaaattcaatgtttaattagaaaattacatcttaaatttcttaaatctttttaataataaaacttttaaaaagttttcttgtatttttttgcctttgatttaattgctttttgttatgtagtttatttctttaatctttttctgtcaagattttaaccccaaccttaaaaatgaaataaacccttaaatcacaatcaaaatacttctgttgtcacaatcatgagttagtcaactattcactttatcaattcaactttatttgtttagcacctttcacacagatgacaaaactaaacaagcaaagagaaaaaaaactatgctaaaactatgattaaaactcaaaaacactttaaaaaaaaaaaaaaaaaaaaagatttaacatggtaataaaatctattgtgtccaggggatggagggagtttattgaagtcttcttgggctcacatggtaaatcatttaaaatataaacttgatattcagtctaaggaaactgcagagcgacagaagaaccaacaatatctcctgttttctcctttaatgagtcgactcttcttgtgctttcagaccaaagaactacagactcttcacaacctgctcaaactcttggtacaggacctcaccacacgggtcaagaaggtttccgtctcatttctactctgaagctcaccttctcctgctcaaactgctgacaaatgtttctgctgctctaaagtctggtctccagaacttcctaaaaactctcaaagtctcttctgctgcaggttgctttgtagaactgttacagaaaacctcactaaaccacatggaggggcctcaagatagtcatccaaatgaaaccatacaaaaaccaaactagcacaacccaaatgctaaagtctcctgcagcctaccagagaacctctgagaacagagaatcaggacaggaactcttaccttctggacaaccaacgttggttctcaaacaagaatacagaatgtgtctgaccaaaaacctctaaagactcactacagccaagataaagacacaactcagctgtaccaaatccactaatcactgcacacattagcaccatgtgctaactgtggctaaagaaccacatttaccaagacaactatccagtacaaagccctaaaacacaccaagaaacacattaaagacaattttactgctggaagctgcaagccaacgcctaaagaacaaactaaagcaatggagccaaacctggttcagtggtgaagagaagcagaggaaatgtttgtctgcagctaaataaagcaggaagacactgagctgctcaggtgttcctgataacaccaagcagccacctggacagccaataggaacacagccacctggacagccaataggaacacagcttactggaagtccagagggctggcttagtgaaggaaatttaatttaaagttgaagcagaaagttaacaaagaaggttgaaaaccaccttctgatacctgaaatctctgagttttcacacaaagaacacctgaacatgtcaaactggttccatagtagaaccatcattgtaaaaatgtcatagtatggtgtgttgctcaaaaaacattaggacccggctgtcaggggacaaacatgtaagaaacatgagaacagagagaacccaaccagtaggtcacagtttatcatcccccagtcatctcctgaagtccatatggtgagagacatcagtatctggttgttcatttaccagaggatgcttataatcatgctgatgtggtctgtactctacagtattttagtgactcaataaatgcctaagttgtttttttttttttaatgctttttagtttttaaataaacatttaagagcctatatgtaatcaataaatggcctttgcctatcttaagaaaaactcactcagaactctgatatgttaacagtattaaataaatcaataaatacatgcatacacacaaaaataacttaatacattaactgtgttaagataagatttagatttttttaaaaagttgtttatgtttttgcagagtccagtattgctcactggttggtcattacattttattagtttgatttcactgtttaaaatgatgccacctcttttcagacagaacctgtgataataaaacaatacaaaatttttagttctgtgttaataaagcacttgaagctttaagtatggctaaatgcttttttcaaaattaaatatgtcactccttaggtggtagtggccccaagttcagtaaagttggaaagatattcacagattcggatttccagcatcaataactcattagatataggttgtcaaaacataaacggtgcctctttcccattgttgcaaggcagacaatgtgctacaagcccagttttatcaaaagtagctgtctttcaagctacaggaataacattggtgtctatggagtgaacagggtccgtctgcaatttgcaaaaccactgcaacagtaaagagagacaaatattcaataacttcactcttatacattgtagtgtcactaaaatcactgcagccttcaactggctcctgttgacaaagtgttttaacagaaatgtaaatgctgtaatttgattcttttaatgaaccatgtaacttgaatggatgtgatgctggtgtgaccacagtgcacacgtctgatgttgctcacagtggtccaagggacgctcagggagtttgtgtgtttgctcagactcatgaaaaactAGAGGGAACATTGGCTGCAAGTCatgattatttttgctttttttttttaaagtcagaaaTCATAAGTTACAGTATTCAAATTACTATCTGAATCAAATATGTAGAAAATGGCTATTTTTCTGTTGGTGTAGATGAAGCATAGAAATTTTTaacatcatttattttcttgcattttggtgaaattttctGTACCAGTTTGTATTTTCTGCCCATTATGGCTATTCAGGGTTATATATCTGCAGaaaattaaaattcagttacaagttatgtcattttttaaagtccTTTGCGTCTTTTATGTCTATTGGCAGGGACTTACTCCTGCATCCCACCTCAAATTAGATTTAGCAATAATTAGACCAAGCAGGTCTGTGAAGCTGCAGTACCTGTTGACACCACATGGGGGCAGCCCAGCACCACCCCAGAAACCCATTCAAAACCACTGACACAAACGCTTGTTATAAATCTctgtttattaaaatatatcaagcatttttcaaaaaataaaattaaactctGTGTCTCCAGTCCCCACTAAGAAGACTATTCTGTCTGCTGAAGGCTGAAAAGCAGCAGTGAGCTACAGTCTGaatgcagcagaagcagctgaaTGATCCTCGAAGAGCTatcaaaataccaaaacatgtttccagagagagagcaagaaagCTGAAAATACATCCTCAGTAGATTACGGTCGTCCCCAGTTGGAAAATAATCTGCTGCTACTGACACACGAGGAAAAGTGTTTCTTTCCCTCTCGTAAAAAGTGACTTCTGTGGAAATACTGACTGCGTTATTAATCTGACTGCGGGCTAAAACTTATTAAAAGATGCCGTAGTGATGATCTCACAGGCAGATTGGCTTAATGGGCCCAGAGGTTACAGGCAGTAAATTAAATACAGGCGAGAATTAGACCTGCTTTGCTGGTAGATCGCTGAGGGTGATACTCTGTTGTTATTCAGTGGCTTTGTGCATTCTTGCGTTTTTCATGCTGTTCTTTGGGCTTTGTCAGTCCTGAACACAGTCTAGTCGGTTTCCGTGCACCCAGTAACAAATCTGAGCAAACTTCAGAGGAGTGATGCGTACAGCTACATTATAATCACGGTTCTCTCCGTCTATTTCCAGCCACTGGTGTCCTGAGAAAATGCCAATGACCTTCCTCTCCCAGCGCTCTAAGCTGTTGTCCCACACTCGTCCGTACACACCTGAGCCGCTGGCTCCAGGTCTGGCATCACAGTGCTGGTATATCAGGTCGCTGGACTCTTCTTCCACCGGACAGAATCTGTACACCAGCTCCCCGGGCCGGTCGCTGTCAAAGCCAGAGAAGTGGATGCGGTTCCCCGCTAGATCATCAGAGGAGGGAGCCACTGAGAGGCGCATGAATGGGCGCTGGTGAGGCCAACGCAGCTCCAGCAGGGCGTAATCAAAGTCCATGCTGACCTCCTGAGGGCCCTGTATCCAGCCCTTTGGCACACGGGTGCGTTTCACCCGCACCCAGCGAACCACAGGCTTCTTGGCAGAAGTGAGGCCGGTTTTGGTGCCGTTGATGGATGGAGGGATCAGGAAGCCCACCCTGAGCTTCCGCGCCCCATTGACATAATCCTTCCCATCGTGTACACAGTGAGCAGCTGTGAGGACGTGCTGCTGAGACACGAGGACGCCGGTGCAGCCAGTGGAGATCCGCACGGCTGTGGAGAAAGGGTAGTCCAACAGGAAGTTGTCTCCGTGGATGTTAAAGCGGCCGTCTGCTCCGTAGATCTGCCGCCTCACACGTTTGTGCCTGGGCTTCCATCCCAGGACTCTGCTGGGTGACGGCTGGCGTAGGTGAAGTGCGTCTCCTTCAAACTCATCATCGTCCTCCACGTCCACCGTCGTGAGGGTGCGGGAGCCGTCGGCATACAGCGTCTCAAAGGCCAGTTTCTCAGACAGCTGgtcctcctgctctctgtggaAGCAGCTGGAGTTGCAGTGGGTGGTGAAGTCCAGCTGAGTCTGAGCGCTGAAGCGAGAGCGGGCGAGAGGCGTCGGAGTGTGAGGGACCAGCGTTGGGAGGTGGACGGGCGGATGGAGAGGAGGGTGGTGGACGGACaggccgagggggaggaggagctggaggagcaggTGAGTTCGGAGGAAGCTCTCATGTGGCGTCATCATGGTGACGGAAAACACTGCAAGgacacagaaaatattcacacatgAGGAAAACAGCTTAACAGGGTCTCTGTGAGAGGCCAAGAAAACAACTGtggaaacattttcaaaaaaactgcctcacaaacacacaaactgtaaTCCCTCATAAATCTGGACCCATTCACAGCTGATTGTAAATCACTGCACCTATGCAAGAGAGGTCAGCCTGCAAACTGTAATGTTGCAACGCAGGCCTGAATTTCTTCTGGCGTGGCGAGTTAACAATAAGCCTCTTGTTCCTACAATATAGATTACCAGGAAAATAGGATCAGCCCGATGAAGCAAGCAACTATTTTAATGTCTGTTTGGtacaaaaagtcagaaattcCATAGAAAGGTTCAATTAAAGAGGGAGCAATGTGCCACAGCCAGAACACAGCTCAGTGGTCAACGCTCTGAAGGGAGGAGAAATGTGATAGGAGGTTACAGCAACAACTCTCCAATCAAATATTTGTGAAAGCTCAGGGAAGTAAGGAAGTGTTTTCCATCAAACATTAACTACTTCACAAGGGTTTCAGGGCAGATtaacagagaagaggagataCTCGATCCCCTCTAAAGGCTGAGGATCCCGAGGCACTCATGGCACGAACAGAGCAGGTGTgcaaaaagtgaaaagaaacaaGTCGAGGCAGGGCGGCAAAACAGAGACATTACTCCTAACAAAAGACAGGGTGGGGCCTGTCCACACACCTTTGAGCTGCCCCATGTAGCACTGCAATAGAGGCAGAGATACAACAAAGAGCTCCAGTAAGCGGGGAAAGTACAAATTCACTTCCACAATGTGGATGTGTCAGATAAATGACAGCCGTGGCAGACGGTACACCAACTACAGATCATCTTAAGTGGAAAATTGGCGGGTGGACAAGTACTGAAGTAAACTGTGTATTTTATCAAGCTGACACCTTGCACACCTCCTTACGTATGGTAAGGGTCACCCAAATGTCACACAAGCTCTGCAAAGACAGGTGTAATCCAAGTTTTGACATGTAAGACAAATGAAATAACTGTATTTTCAGAGCCTCTATCAGTGTTGAAACAGTTTCTCCAGTGAAAACCGCAGGCAAAGACAAATGTAACAGCATGAAACTGGAGGGAAGATGATGGGAGGCTGTAGATTTTGGTGCTGCAGCAATTTGAGATTATGGTGCATCTTTAAGGGAGGGAAACCAGTGAAAATACATACTTAACCAGTTACTGTACTGCATTTAAATGGGAAAATACAGAAAGTATCCATAAAGACTATAGAGCAGAGTCAGATGGAGTTCAGATCCCTGTAACATCTGTAacataacaaacaaacacacattttatttataatataaCTGGGAAGATGATTAATGAGGTGCTTAAGgccagaaactgaaactaaaattgtattttaaatataataccATCACTTCATCCTAATATTTATTCTGAATTGTCATTTAACATCTGGACTGTGAATCTCACCTTTATTAATGCAAAGACATGTGAATACAACACAAATTGATCATTTTAACCATCCCAGTAGAGACAGAACAGGAAAACATATTACCTCCAGATTAGAGATCGATGGTCCGTTTACATCCCAGTCAATCTTTCCTCCCCATCAGACGAGTCCTTCAGGATCATTTCCCCAGATCCTCCTCATCATCTCCGGTCACAGGTAGTTAGTTTCTCCCGCCTCTCTTTATCTCCTGCCTGCCCTCCGGAAGGGGAACTTTGCTCGCTCTTTTACAGCGTGCAGAAATGCAGCTCCAGGTGTGGAGTGACTGTGATCTGAAACCTGCACAGTTCAGACACACAGACTCTAATAAAGACTCCTGACTGAGAAGAAGCGTTTTCTCTCCCGGCAGCGGCCCGCCGTCCTCACGGTCCTAGTGCCCCTCCTCTGACCTAACCTGCTAACGTCCCAACTAATGGAGTGTCTGGTTTTGTAGTACAGTTTGTAATCACACTTTTCAGTGACTTTAACGTTACTAACATGAATTAATAACTGGATAAagatcgttctgcagttactgtcctcaacgagcagcaggtggcgctgtgagctcctccccgtCCCAAAGCACAGGcggtcagtctagtgacctgcagcatcccacagtctgattagaggagacccactctttcccatcgttgtaaggtagacaatgtgctacaagcccagttttatcaacagtagctgtctttcaagctgcacaaataacattgatgtctatggagtgaacagggaccgtctgcaaattacaaaactgctgcaacagcaaagagagacacaaatattcaatagcttctctctgatacactgtagtgtcaccaaaatcactgcagccttcaactggctcctgttgacaccaatgttatttctgcagcttgaaagacagctactgttgataaaactaggcttgtagcacattgtctgccttacaatgatggaaaagaggcatcgtttataatgagttattgatgctggaattctgaatctgtgaatatctttccgattttactgaactgtggccccaaagagccgtggtgggcgtcctttatttttatttctgaaaggtggcaaccctagctAGCATGGatgtttaaacacacacatactaaTATTTTTGGCAACTGCACATTCAATGTCTTACTCAAGGTTGCTagtgagggttttttttttttttttgcaaactagCAGTAAAGTGCAGCTGAGGCTCATTAATTTAGTCAAACATGTCAACAAGTTAACTCACAATGCTTACAGTGACAGTGCTGACATGTTTAGCAGGTATAATCCTAGTTTAGTGCGCTAGCGTATTCACTCTTATACAGCAAATTAGCTGAGGGTTAATCATTTGTGAACATCTTTAGCAAGTGTAGTGTTTACCATATTCACTctcttaatttagcatctttgCATGGTAATAATATGTAATTAGTACTAAGCACGCTGCTGACAAGACTGAACCGAAGTATTCAacaaatttcatttttgttgacaTGATGATAGTGCTGGAGAAAAATTCATTAATTTAACAACTTATTACCATTTTTTTCCTGCCGATTTTGTGAGTTAACAGAAAGTGACACACCCTTGACTCTCATTCAGTCACATAGATTGTagataaattaattttatttgataGAATTATAcatttcattatatttatatattgtcTATGCTAACTGTGCATTACCAACATCTAGAACTGTTATGacacaataaaactgatttacaACCAACATAATATAATTGACAACATTGATGTAATGTTTTAAGGATTCAGTACTACTGAGACCACAGAGATGTCTCACTTAGAGAAATAAAAACTAGAAAGAGTTTAAATTTATAATCTTAACAAagagtatgtatgtatgtatgtatgtatgtatgtatgtatgtatgtatgtgtctgtgtgtgcatgtatgtatgaAAGTCAAGTAGAGTACTGATGCATGTTTTAAGGAATCATACTGCATATTATTAAAACTAAGTTTTGGCCCACTATAATAGTTTTAATTTAGCTCTGTTGTGACCTGAAGATTCAACATTGAATGCAGTGAATCACCAGGACTGATGATTCTTCCTGCTTTACTGACTCATCAACAGATTATAAGTGTTTCTTTCCCTATCATAATGGCTATTTGGCATTCCCTTTAGTGGCCTACAGCTATAGCCAAGCAAGAAAAATCTTGTTACTGGCACTGCAGTTATGATTCATGCCAAGAGCTATAATAACTGAAAGTGAAGACCAACTCTAGTACGTTCAGAGATCGTAGCTGGCAGGCAGAAGACTGTTGGGGCATGTTGGCTGCAGCGTTCACCTCATCTTTTGACCTTGATTCCCAAGAGGTCTTTCAGATCTGTCAACCTGTGGAATTTTGGAAGCTGT
This Amphiprion ocellaris isolate individual 3 ecotype Okinawa chromosome 13, ASM2253959v1, whole genome shotgun sequence DNA region includes the following protein-coding sequences:
- the LOC111568758 gene encoding serine protease 23; amino-acid sequence: MMTPHESFLRTHLLLQLLLPLGLSVHHPPLHPPVHLPTLVPHTPTPLARSRFSAQTQLDFTTHCNSSCFHREQEDQLSEKLAFETLYADGSRTLTTVDVEDDDEFEGDALHLRQPSPSRVLGWKPRHKRVRRQIYGADGRFNIHGDNFLLDYPFSTAVRISTGCTGVLVSQQHVLTAAHCVHDGKDYVNGARKLRVGFLIPPSINGTKTGLTSAKKPVVRWVRVKRTRVPKGWIQGPQEVSMDFDYALLELRWPHQRPFMRLSVAPSSDDLAGNRIHFSGFDSDRPGELVYRFCPVEEESSDLIYQHCDARPGASGSGVYGRVWDNSLERWERKVIGIFSGHQWLEIDGENRDYNVAVRITPLKFAQICYWVHGNRLDCVQD